In the genome of Nocardioides marmoribigeumensis, one region contains:
- a CDS encoding TetR/AcrR family transcriptional regulator, translating into MVSTELDHRADHPRRSLNARQQETVEKLLAAAAEVLEDVGHEQLTIRMVAAHAGVSPATAYTYVASKDHLYAEMFWRMLVDAPGPRLTGRSPTKRMQQTATYLADLITGSPALAAAVTRSLLGTDPEVERLRVEIGTHWVELFRVAIGEDASPDLLMTLAFAFSGALLQSGMGLLPHDQLADQLVTAVGVIMEGSARRS; encoded by the coding sequence ATGGTCTCGACTGAGCTCGACCACCGGGCAGACCACCCGCGCCGGAGCCTCAACGCCCGGCAGCAGGAGACCGTCGAGAAGCTCCTCGCCGCCGCCGCGGAGGTGCTCGAGGACGTCGGCCACGAGCAGCTCACGATCCGCATGGTCGCCGCCCACGCGGGCGTCTCGCCGGCGACGGCGTACACCTACGTCGCGTCCAAGGACCACCTCTACGCCGAGATGTTCTGGCGCATGCTCGTCGACGCCCCCGGGCCCCGGCTGACCGGCCGGTCGCCGACCAAGCGGATGCAGCAGACCGCCACCTACCTGGCCGACCTGATCACCGGCTCACCCGCGCTGGCCGCCGCGGTCACCCGCAGCCTCCTCGGCACCGACCCCGAGGTCGAGCGGCTCCGCGTGGAGATCGGCACCCACTGGGTCGAGCTGTTCCGGGTCGCGATCGGGGAGGACGCCTCACCCGACCTCCTGATGACGTTGGCGTTCGCCTTCAGCGGCGCGCTCCTGCAGTCCGGCATGGGCCTGCTGCCCCACGACCAGCTCGCGGACCAGCTCGTGACGGCGGTCGGCGTGATCATGGAGGGCTCCGCCCGACGGTCGTAG